One genomic window of Borreliella garinii includes the following:
- a CDS encoding tetratricopeptide repeat protein has protein sequence MSSERIVELIKEIYLDFRKGNFKEALLKSEEAHSLDFDNVEILTALKSSVYWNGQVESLDRIGQDYEKAEFLIREWNNFAGRYLKKMGCSFLQGRNSIKYFVFQTCLYIYKNIYKLHPENLDLLIKIAKSYKGMGNYERAINVFLQILGDAKENSDVVAELADSYALVDEIKEAKVLFREAFFINPQKIDIYSLESDMILRLIDLIKSDRNISDDLIKEWIPVYGSLNGVFNVKRELRPIELGQLKQSVYSLRNELKEKSYRSINESILLPRLINKYFWLIDHYVSIKEDRARIDEILLYIKEIDLGIYQQYVN, from the coding sequence GTGTCATCAGAAAGAATTGTTGAATTGATTAAAGAGATTTATTTAGATTTTAGAAAAGGTAATTTCAAAGAAGCTTTATTAAAGTCTGAAGAAGCCCATTCTCTTGATTTTGACAATGTTGAAATTTTAACAGCTTTGAAAAGCTCTGTTTATTGGAATGGTCAAGTTGAAAGCCTTGATAGAATAGGGCAAGATTATGAAAAGGCAGAATTTTTAATAAGAGAGTGGAATAATTTTGCAGGGCGATATTTGAAAAAGATGGGTTGTAGTTTTTTACAAGGTCGTAATTCTATAAAATATTTTGTGTTTCAGACTTGTCTTTACATATATAAAAATATATACAAATTGCATCCAGAAAATTTGGACCTTTTAATAAAAATTGCTAAGTCTTATAAAGGCATGGGAAATTACGAGAGAGCAATTAATGTCTTTTTACAAATATTGGGAGATGCTAAGGAAAATTCAGATGTTGTTGCAGAGCTTGCTGATTCTTATGCGCTGGTTGATGAAATTAAAGAGGCTAAAGTCTTATTTAGAGAGGCTTTTTTTATCAATCCTCAAAAAATAGACATATATTCTCTTGAGTCCGATATGATTTTAAGATTAATAGATCTTATTAAGTCTGACAGAAACATTTCAGATGATCTCATAAAAGAATGGATTCCTGTTTATGGCTCTCTTAATGGTGTTTTTAATGTTAAAAGAGAATTAAGACCAATAGAGCTTGGGCAGCTAAAGCAGTCTGTTTATAGTTTGCGCAATGAACTTAAAGAAAAGTCTTATAGATCAATAAATGAGAGCATATTACTTCCAAGGCTTATTAATAAGTATTTTTGGCTTATTGATCATTATGTAAGTATAAAAGAGGATAGGGCACGTATTGATGAGATTTTGTTATACATAAAAGAAATAGACTTAGGGATTTATCAACAGTATGTAAATTAG